ATTGACCAGGCCCGCGGAAAGCACGCGGCCCGCCGGCAGCGCCTTGATCACCGCATCCAGTTGTTCCGGCGCGCGCACCAGGTCCACGTGCAGGCCATTCACCGGCAGCGAAGCAGCCAGTTCCAGGTTGTCGTCCAGCGCGCCGAAGTAGGTGGCCACCAGCACCTTGGGGCGTGCGGTTTGGGCCAGCACTGCATAGGCGTGGGTGAACGCGGCGCGGGCTTCCGGGCTGAGGTCCTGTACCAGCGCTGGCTCGTCCAGCTGCACCCACTGCGCACCGGCCGCCTGCAGCTGGCCCAGCAATTCCACGTACACCGGCAGCAGCGCATCCAGCAGGTCCAACGACGGGCTGCCATCCACGGTCTTGGACAGCAGCAGGAACGTCACCGGGCCAATCAGCACGGGACGGGTTTCAATGCCCAGCGCCTTGGCCTGGCGGTACTCGGCCAGCGGCTTGTCGCCGCGCAGCGCGAAGCCCTGGCCGGCCTGCAGTTCGGGCACCAGGTAGTGGTAGTTGGTGTCGAACCACTTGGTCATTTCCAGCGCATGCAGGTCCACGCCTTCGCGCTGCAGCCCCCGCGCCATAGCGAAGTAGCCGGTGAGCGGGTCGGCGTCGGCCAGTGCGCGGTAGCGGGCCGGAATGGCATCGAACAGGAAGGCGGCATCCAGTACCTGGTCGTACAGGCTGAAGTCGTTGCTGGGCGGAACATCCACCCCGGCATCGCGTTGCAGCTGCCAGTGCGTGGCCCGCAGGCCGGCGGCGGTGTCCAGCAGAGAAGTGGCGCTGCTTTGGCCCGACCAGAACGCTTCCAGCGCGCGCTTGAGCTCGCGTTTGGCGCCGATGCGGGGGAAGCCCAGATTGGTAACAGTGGTCATGAAACGTATCCTCATTGCGTAGGCATTGAGGAACGAAGGAACTGCGCGGCCCGCACGCCATTGCTGCCGTGCCCGCCCCGCCAGCGACCTTCGCCCCCGCGGGCGAACCGGATGCCACGAAGCGGACGCACGGGGGCAGCGCCCTGCACTGTGCAAGGCGTCAGGCCCCGGCAACCTCCCCGCGGACGTTCCAGGTCGAATCAGAGGACGGTCGTGTCCTCCGGCCGGGGCCGGTATTCGGGCTGATGGACACGGGCGCGAACGCCCACCTACTCTCTGCCGCTTCCCAGGCCGCAAAGCCCAGTGCTGTTGGCAGGTGTCGTTTCCATTCACCGCTGCGGGGCAGCTCCGGAATGGGTGCGCAAGGCACCGTCACCGGATTCCCGTTTAAACCCATCCCTTCATCTGCATGAAGAGATGGATACCTTCGGCGAGCACAAGGTAGGCCGATTGGGGGATGGGGTCAAGGGCTGGCTGTCAGAGACGAGCGACATCGGCCCGATGGCGGATCGCGGCGAGGTTGTCATCCTGGATCAAACGGCCGTTCTCCCAGACCGTGACCATCGCGTCTTCGAAGCCCAGCGGCAGGCCGACCTCCTCGGTCGCGTCCGCCTCGGCTGGCACCGATACCGTGCGGAACTGGCCGTACTCGCGGTGGCGCAGCAGACGCAGGCGGCCACGCTTGCTCTGCTTGCCGCTATCGGTCACCGGATCCTTGTAGACGTCGATCCAGCGACCGTCCACACGGGCGGCCGAGCACTTCAGCGCGAACTTCTGTGTGTCACGGTCCAGCCGCTGCAGCAGCGCACCGCCCATGCCGAAGGCAACGTTGTCGGCCGCGTACCCGGCCGCGGTGATGTGCTCCAGGATTGCGCGGATGCTGTCCGGGTTCACACCGTCGCCCTGGATCACCCGCACATGGTTCAGCACCCTGTAGCCCTTTGCGCTCATCGTGTGCCCGAACGCCTCGTCCAGCAGTTCCAGGCACTGCAGGACGACGGTAACTGGATCGCCTGAATCCGGGCGGATCACTACCGTTGCCCCCGAATCGATCACCTGCTGGCGCAGGGTGCTGCCCCAGTGCTGGCGGATGGCGTTGTAGATGTCGTAGCTGTCCGATACCACCGCGACCAGCGCACCCGGCTTGGCGAACTTCGCCAGCATGTTGCGGTATGCCTCCACCTCTTTCTCGCGGCCCCAGCTGGTGATCGTGCTGTGCTCGGCGGCGGGGATGGAGTACCCCGCCATGGTCTCGTGATAGAACGCCTTGGCGAACAGCAGGGCCGACACGGTGTCGGTACCCAGGAAGTTCACCAGGTGCGCTGCACCACCGATGGCGGCGGATTCGACACTCGAAACGCCACGACTACCGAAATCGTGCAGCTTGAATGGCAACTGGCCCTCCGGATCGTCACTGGTAAGGTCCAGGAAGCGGCGGATGGTCTGCTTGGCATGCCAGCTGGTGGTTGCCACCGTTACCGGGTACCAGATGCGAAGCAGCATCGTTTCCAGGTACGACGGCACCCAGAACGCCTGCGGGTCCGTCGATTCGATGGTCATCAGGGCGTTGTGCACCGGAACCACGGTGCCTTCCGGTACGGCCCGGATGCGGATCGGCATGAGACCGTGGTGCTGGTCGACGATGTAGCGCCAGCCTTCCTCGTTGAAGGGAAGGCCATGGGCAAGGAAGAGATCACGCGCCGCGTCGACCTCGGCGTGGGTGATCGGCTTGGACAGGTACTGTTTCAGGATCGCCTGCAGGCCGAAGAAGACCGTGCGGTCGTAAAGGCCGCCGCGCGATTCCACGTAGAAAAAGGTGGCATCGGTTCCCGGCGGGTACTGCAGCCAATGGCTGGCCTTGTAGCTGTCGGTGTTGAGGAGAAGATTATCGAGGTAATGCATGACGGAAGCTCCTTCGCGTCGGGTGGCGCCTGCGGTCTATCCGCGGGCGATGGAACGGGTCGGGCTCAGCCCCGGCCCAGGAAGAACTCCAGAATGTGCAGGTGGTCTTCGTACAGCTGCGGGCCCATGTCCAGCGCCTCGCTTACCGGGATCCAGCGCGCCTTGTCGGCGTCATCGCAACCACGCACGGGCGGTAGTTCACCGGCGGCAAACTCGAAGTGGAAGGCGTGGGTGATGGTGCGGCCACGCTGGCTGCGGTCGGGATGGTCGAAGACCTGTTGGCCCTTCAACGAGCCCTTCAGCACCGGCAGCGGGATCTTCAGACGGGTCTCTTCGCGCAGCTCACGCAGGCAGCTGTCGAGCAACGTCTGTTGCTGGCCCACGAACCCGCCCGGCAGGGCCCACAGTCCCTTGCCCGGTTCCGAGCGACGACGTACCAGCAGAACGTGGCCGGAGTGCACGACCACCGCATCGGTAGTGACGAAGGTAGGCGCATAAGGCGCATCCTTCCAGGCGGCCCGGTACTGCTCGATGAAACGGTACTCGGCCACCAGCTGGCCGTACGCCGGAGCGCTCTTCCGGAAGGCTTCCAGCATTTCGTACACGGGCGCGGGGACATTGCCGCGCAACATCAGCAGTGCGCCGTGGAAGTCCAGGTCACCGGACTCGAACAGGTAGCGGCGCAGTTCCGTGGCCGACAACGTCTCGGTGTGCTGCACATCCACCAGCGGCCATTGCGGGAACTCGCGCAGGTAGTAGCTCGAGGCATCCTTGTCCATGCCCACCAGCCCCACCTTGGCGTCCGCCGTCGCACCGTCGGCACGCAGTGCGTCGGCCACGGCCCGCTGTACGCCGGCAATCCAGTGCGCCTCGTTGTACAGGTGATCGCGGAGCGGGCGGATGATCAGCCGGGCTGCATCGCCCTCAAGGGCGGCCTGGATCATTACGGCGCGTTCGGCCACGGTCCAGGGATTGCGGAGACTGCGAGGGGTATCGGCAGAACCGACCAGGAAGATCAGCTTGCGGGCCCGGCTCAGGGCCAGGCGGGCAACAGCGGCATGGCCGTTGTGGAAGGGCTCGAAACGCCCAATGAAGACGAGATAGTCGTATTCCATGAGAATCCCTCATGTCGTTGTGGCTGCCGCGGGTCTGTCCCTTGGCTTGCAATAGATGCTACGCCTCCTGTTCAGGCCGTCAAGCCCGGGCTCGCTGTCGCGGGCCATCGTGCCCATCCAGTGCCTGGACCACCTGCGACACGCGCGCTTCAACCGGACCCACCAGGATGGTGAACGGCATTCTCAGTGCCGACAGCGCCGCCACGTAGGCGCGTTGTTGCGCCAGCCTGAAGCTTTCGTCGCGGCGGGTGCCGTCCTGCACGAACGGGAAGTCAGCCGCGCACAGGAACAGCATGTCGTAGCGCCGCTGTGCGTGGGCGTGCAATGCCGGCTCGGCGCGACCGAACATGTCCTCGCAATAGAGGAGTGTGGTCAGCGGGGTGGTGTCGCATACAAGCCAGCGGTTGGCTTGGCAGGCCATCACGTCTTCGCGGGCTACCTGCACTTCGGCGATGTGCAGCAGGTCGTCGTAACCCAGCGCGCCCTGGCGTGCCTCCCAATGCTCGCGTCCGAACTCCGGTACCCACTGCGTCTGCAGATGCGCTGCCAATGCAGCGGCAAGCGTGCTCTTGCCGGTGGATTCACCACCCAGCAGGCCAATCCTGCCGACGAAACCTGCGTACACCCGAGGATCGAGAAATCCGCGCAATGCATGCGGATCGCGCCGCAGCGCCGTGCCCGAGACAGGAATGAGGCAACGTGCCAGGTCCAGGCACACGTGCGCCACGGGCCAGTGCGCGCCGGCCTCGGCACTGAACGCCTCCTGCAGGGCCGCTGCAAAGCCGTCGCCGTACGACTCGCTGGTAAACACCGCATCCACCCGCTGGCCCCATAGGGCGATGCACACCCACGCCACGAACGCGCGCTGCGCCGCGTCATCGTCCAGGTTCGTGGGCAATCTGCGCACTGGCAGGTTGCGCCGCAGGCACTCGGCGGCCAGTCGTGCATCGTCCAGCACCAGCCGCTCAAGAGTGGGGTAAAGCGCGTGGAGCCACGCATCACGCTGTGCGGCGTGGCAGCCGTCGAACTCCGGCTCGCTCCAGCTCAGCACCAGCACACGCTCGCAGCGTGCCACGGCATGGTCGATCAGTGCCTGGTGGCCCCGATGCAACGGGCTGAACTTGCCAACCACCAGTCCCGTGCCGAAGCGCTCAGTCATGTGCGCCGACGCCCCCTTCAGCCGGTGCGGATTGTTCGCGCATCAACCGCGGCCAGTGTCGCAGTGACACTACTGCATTGATCCAGAAAACCACGTAGAGCAACGCGGTAAGGTGCAGTCCGCGGCTGGCGTATAGCGGCACGGCAACGCTGTTGACCATCAACCAGAACCACCATGAGTGCAGCTTGCGGCGCATCATCAACAACTGCGCGACAACGCTGAGCACGAGGATCGCTGAATCCAGGAACGGCGCGTAGGCATCGGTCCAGGTATGCAGCAGCAACCCGTAGCCGATGCTTGCCAGCACCGCTGCCGGCAGTATCCAGGCGAGGGTCGGCAAGCGAACGTTGGTGATGGGCAAGGCATGCCCATGACCGCCGCGCAGCCACTGCCACCAGCCGATCACGCTGGTGACCACGAACACGCCCTGCAGCACCACGTCGGCGTACAGCCGGGCTTCGTAGAACACCAAGGCAAACAGGCTGCAGCCGATGATGCCCGTCCACCAGGTGTGGACGCTGTTGCGGCCGGCAAGCAGGATGGACGCGGCCACGGTAACGTTGGCGGCGATTTCCAGGGCCGTGGTCACGCCAAGGCTCCCAGAAGATCTACAGCGTCGAGCGCAGTCAAACTGCTCGGTGCTCGCGAACGGTACTGGAACACGTAGAACGGCGGCATCAGATCTCTTGGATCGCGGGGGGCCGGGAGAGTCTACCCGGCCACTGCATCCGCCGCGCCACTTCCCCCGTATCTCTCCACGACCTCCCTCTGGAAACGGGCATGCGCCGCTCATTCATCGTTCCTGCCGGGCTGCTACTGCTGCTGTGTCCGCTATTGGCCGGTGCCGAACCCGTCCAGCGCCAGGAAGGGCGCGCGTTCTCTGCCGAGGGGAACACGCTGCTTTATCGCGAAACCCATTGGCTGCAGGGCCCGCCCAACGCGCAGTCGCGGCTGGTACTGTACCGCTGCGCCGATGGGCGGCCGTTCGCGCGCAAGTGGATGACCCCGCAGGGGAGCGCGCAGACGCCGGACTTCAGCCTGGAAGATGGTCGTGACGGGTATCAGGAAGGCGTGCGCGGCAGTGGTGCGTCGCGCACGGTGTACCTGCGCAGCTCCGCCACCGCTGCACCGGTCAGCCGCACGCTGACCGTCCCACCCGATGCCGTGGTCGACGCGGGCTTCGATGCGGCGGTACGCGGCCATTGGGCGGCGCTGCGCGACGGCAAGCCGGTGGCGTTCCAGTTCGTTCTGCCCAGCCGCCAACGCTTGGTGCCGCTGAAGCTGCAGCGCACCGGCGCAACCACCTGGCAGGGCCAACCGGCGCAGCAACTACAGATGAAACTGGACGCATGGTTCGGCTTCGCAGTGCCAGCAGTGACTCTGGTCTACGCCAACGCGGACCAGCGCCTGCTGCAGTTCACCGGCACCGGCAACGTGCGCGACGCCAAGGGCCGCTATCCGCAGGTGCGCGTGGAGTTCCCCAGTGCGCCTGCGGCCGCCACTGCGGCCGAGCTTGCCACGGCCAGGGGGCAGGATCTGGTGAAGATATGCGACAGCTGAATACCCTCTTGCAGCCAGTCAAAAGAGCAACGACCATGCAGGCACGCGCCTTGCCGACACCGAGTTCTCGATGCCTGAGTTGGATGCTTCCGATACCGCCGCAGCGGCACGCCTCAACGGGCTGCTGGTGCAGGTGGCCAGCGGCGACCGCCACGCCTTCGAGCAGGTCTACCAGCTCGCTTCCGGTCGACTGTTCGCGATCTGCCTGCAGCTGCTGCGCGACCGCAACGACGCTGAAGACGTGCTGCAGGAGGTCTTCACCTCGGTCTGGAACAAGGCAGGGCAGTTCGATCCTGCCAAGGCTTCGGCCATGACCTGGCTCTCCATGACCGCCCGCCACCGCGCGATCGACCGCCTGCGCGCGGCGCCGCCGCGCGCGATGGACGACCTCTCGGTGATCGATGACCTGCCCGACGGCGATGCCCAGCCACCGCAGGCCGCCGAGCAGTCGTCCGACCGCGCGCGCCTGGCGCAGTGCCTGGAAACCCTTGAGAGCAAGCGCCGCGCGCTGATCCGCGCGGCGTTCCTGGACGGCTCCAGCTATGAAGAGCTGGCCCGTCGCATCGGTTCGCCGCTGGGTTCGGTGAAGAGCTGGATCCGGCGCGGCCTTGGCCAACTGCGGGTGTGCCTGGAACGATGAACATCCGCGACCTTCACGACGAATTCGACGACGAACAGCCGCCCAGCGCCGACATCCTGGCGGGCGAGTATGTGCTGGGCGTGCAGGACGCCGCCGAGCGCCGCCAGCTGGAACAGCGCATCGCCCAGGACCCGGGCTTTGCCCGCCTGGTCGATCAGTGGCAGAACCGGCTGGCGCCGCTGCTGGATTCGATTGGCAGCGAAGCAGTGCCTGCGCATGTATGGCCGCGCATCCGCACCGCGCTGGGCTGGCCGGCAGCGGTAGTCGCTCCCAAGCTGTGGCAGCGCACCGGGTTCTGGCAGGGCATGACCGCCCTGGCCGCCGCCCTGGCGCTGGTAGCGGTGTTCAACCGTCAGCCGCTGCAGGAACCCGCACCGGTTACCCCGGTCGCCGTCACCCCGGCACCGACCCCGGCCGAGCCGGAGCAGGCGACCAAGCCGGTCACTCCGCTGCTGCACGACGACGGCACGCCCGGCTGGCTGGCCTCGGTCGACAAAGCGCAGGGCAAGGTGCTGATGGTGCCGGTACCGGCCGCGGCCGACGCGGCAGGGCGCGCGCCCGAGCTGTGGCTGATCCCGGCCGGCGGTACGCCGCGCTCGCTGGGTCTGGTCTCGATCAACCGCGCCCACACTGTGGCGGTGCCCGAGGCGCTGCGTGATGTTCTGGTGAACGGCTCGACGCTGGCGATCACGCTGGAACCGGCAGGCGGCGCGCCGCAGGGCATTCCGACCGGTCCGATCATCGCCAAGGGCGATATCGCCAACCTGTAAGCCCCACCCCTTCCGGATTTAATTTCGGAAGGGGTGCATCCAAACGCGGCGGGCCTGCGTATCTCCTGATGAACCCGTCAGGAGACGCGCGACATGCAGTCCCGTTCCACCCCCGAGATCCCCGCCTGCGCGCCGCGCGGCCGCTGGGCCACCGTGCTGCGCTGGTTCGATACCGGCGCGGAGCAACCGGTGGCGGGCACTGGCGGCAACCGCGTGGACTGGCTGCGGGCGATCCCGTTCGTGGCCATGCACCTGGCCTGCCTGGCGGTGATCTGGGTGGGGGTGTCCTGGGTGGCGGTGGGCGTGGCGCTGGCGCTGTATGCGGTGCGCATGTTCGCCATCACCGCGTTCTACCACCGCTACTTCGCCCACCGCACCTTCCGCACCTCGCGCGTGGTGCAGTTCGTGTTCGCGGTGATCGGCGCCTCCAGCGTGCAGCGCGGTCCGCTGTGGTGGGCCGCGCACCACCGCAACCACCACCGCCACACCGAAACCGCGGCCGACCCGCATTCGCCCACCGTGCACGGCTTCTGGTGGAGCCACATGGGCTGGTTCCTCACCGCCGAAGGCTTCCATACCGACTGGGCACGCATTCCCGACCTGGTGCGCTACCCGGAACTGCGCTGGCTGGACCGCTTCGACACGCTGGTGCCGGTAGCGCTGGCCGCGGGATTGTTCGGGTTGGGTGCGTTGCTTGAGCGCATGGCTCCCGGGCTGGGCACCAGCGGCGGCCAGATGCTGGTCTGGGGTTTCTTCATCTCCACCGTGGTGCTGTTCCACGCCACCGTGACCATCAACTCGCTGGCCCATCGCTTCGGACGGCGCCGTTTCGCTACCGGCGACGACAGCCGCAACAACCTGTGGCTGGCCCTGCTCACCTTCGGCGAAGGCTGGCACAACAATCACCACTTCTTCCCGGGCACTGCACGGCAGGGCTTCTATTGGTGGGAAGTGGACATCACCTGGTACGGGTTGCGCGCGATGTCTGCGTTGCGCCTGGTGAGCGACCTCAAACCGGTGCCGGCGTGGGTGCTGGCCAAGGCGGAGCACTGACATGCGCATAGCCGTGATCGGTTCAGGCATTGCAGGGCTGGCCAGCGCATGGTGGCTGGGCAAGCGCCATGAAGTAACGCTGTTCGAAGCCAACGATTACCTCGGCGGCCACACCCACACCCATCTGGTGCAGGTGGACGGCCGCCTGCAGTCGGTGGACACCGGCTTCATCGTGTTCAACCCGTTGCACTACCCGCTGCTGACCGGATTGTTCAAGGAGCTGGGCGTGGCCTCGCAGCCCACCACGATGAGCTTCTCGGTGCACAGCGAACGCAGCGGCTTGGAGTACAGCGCGACCTCCATGGACACGCTGTTCTGCCAGCGCCGCAACCTGGCCTCGCCGCGCTTCTGGGGCATGCTGCGCGACCTGCGCCGCTTCTATCGCGAGGCGCCGAAGCTGCTGCTCAGCGGCGACGAAGGGCCTTCGCTGGGGGAGTTCCTCGACGCCGGCCGCTACGGTGGTGCCTTCATCCAGGAGCACCTGCTGCCGATGGCCTCGGCACTGTGGTCCGCGCCGATCGCCAGCCTGGCGCATTTCCCCGCGCGCTACCTGGTGCAGTTCATGGCCAACCACCAGATGCTGCAGGTCAGCGGTCGTCCGGAATGGCGCGTGGTCACCGGCGGCTCGGCGCGCTATGTGGACGCGATTCGTCGGCGCTGGCGCGTGCGTGAGCGGCTGGAAACCCGCGTGCTGGGGGTGGAGCGCCACGAGCACGGGGTACGCGTGCTCACCGCCGAAGGCCTGGAAGGTTTCGACCAGATGGTGCTCGCCTGCCACAGCGACCAGGCGCTGGCGCTGCTGTCCGACGCCGACCCCATCGAGCGCAGCGTGCTCAGCGCGATCCGCTACCAGCCCAACGAAGTGGTGCTGCATACCGACGCCTCCCTGCTGCCCCGCAATCGCAAGGCCTGGGCCGCCTGGAATGCGCATGTGCCGCGCGATCCGATGGCACCGTGTTCTGTCAGCTACTACATGAACGCGCTGCAGGGTATCGACACCCCCAGCCCGCTGGTGGTGACGCTCAACCGTACCGAGGCGATCGCGCCGGACAAGATCCTGCGCACCCTGCACTACGCCCACCCGGTACACGACCATGAAATGGTGCGTGCACAGGCGCGCTGGTCTGAAGTGCAGGGCCGGCGGCGGACCTGGTTCGCCGGGGCGTACTGGGGCTGGGGCTTCCACGAAGATGGCATCCGCAGCGCGTGCCGGGTGGCGGACGCGTTGCACCTGCTCGAAGCCGAAGCCTACTGGCCGCTGTCGCAGGGCATGCCCGCATGACCGCAAGCGCCATCTACCGTGGTCGCATGCAGCACCGTCGGCACGCGCCGCAAGCGCACGCGTTCGACTACCCGGTGGCGCAGCTGTTGCTGGACCTCGATGAGATCGATGCGGTGTTCAACCGCCGCTGGTTCTGGTCGGTCGGACGCCGCAACCTGGCCGAGTTTCGCCGCAGCGATTACCTGGGCGACCCCGCCCAGCCGCTGGCCGAAGCGGTACGTGGCCGCATCACCGAAGCACTGGGCCGCGCACCGGTCGGCCCGATCCGGCTGCTGACCCACCTGCGTTATGGCGGGCACGTGTTCAACCCGGTCAGCTTCTACTACTGCTACGCCGCCGACGGCACCACGCTGGACTGCATCGTGGCCGAGATCACCAACACGCCGTGGAAGGAACGCCATGCCTACGTGCTGCCGGTGAGCGAGGCCGACGCGCACGGCCGTGCGCTGGGCTGGACCTTCGACAAACGCTTTCACGTGTCGCCGTTCATGCAGATGGACTGCGAGTACCGCTGGCGCTTCACCGCCCCCGGCAACGACCTGCACGTGCACATGCAGGTGTGGCGCGACGGACAGCGCCAGTTCGACGCCGACCTCGCCCTGCAGCGCCATCCGATCGACGGCCCCGGCTTGGCCCGCGTGCTGTTGCGCTACCCGCTGATGACCGTGCAGGTGGTGGCCGCCATCCATTGGCAGGCGCTGCGCCTGTGGCTCAAGCGCAACCCGGTGCACGACCACCCTTCCATTGCGGGAAAAGCCCCATGAACGACATGACCCGACCGCTGGCGCTGCCCCAACCGAGCGCACTGGAAGCCTACCTGCGCCGCCGCCTGCTGGCGCAGCTGGCACCCTTGCAGGGTGGACGGTTGCACCTGCGCGACGCGCTGGGCGATGTCACCCTGGGCGACGCAGCGGCACCGCTGCAGGTCAACGTGTGGGTGGATAACCCGGCGTTCTACCGCGCGGTCGCGGCGCAGGGCAGCGTGGGTGCCGGTGAGGCATATATCGCGGGACACTGGCGCTGCGACAACCTCGTCGCACTGGTGCAGCTGCTGGTGGGCAACCGCGCGCTGCTCGATGGCATGGAGCGTGGTCCGGCGCGGCTGGGCGGCTGGCTGCTGCAGGGATGGAATTACCTGCGCCGCAACACCCGCGAAGGCAGCCGCCGCAACATCGCCGCCCACTACGACCTGGGCAACGCGTTCTTCTCGCTGTTCCTGTCCAGCGACCTGATGTACTCCTCGGCGCTGTATGCCGACCCCGGCGACACGCTCGAAGCGGCATCGCAACGCAAGCTGGCGCGCATCTGCGAACAGCTGCAGCTCAAGCCCGGCGACCGTGTCCTTGAAATCGGAACCGGCTGGGGCGGCTTCGCGCTGTATGCCGCCCTACACCATGGTTGCCACGTCACCACCACCACCATCTCCAGGGAGCAGTACGCCCTGGCCACCGAACGGGTGGCCAGGGCGGGACTGCAGGACAAGGTCACACTCCTGCTGAAGGACTACCGCGACCTGGACGGCCAGTACGACAAGCTGGTCTCCATCGAGATGATCGAAGCGATCGGCGCGCAGTACCTGGACACCTACTTCGCCACGCTGGGGCGGTTGCTCAAGCCGGAGGGCCTGGCGCTGCTGCAGGCCATCACCATCGAAGACCACCGCTACCAGCAGGCGCTGGGCAGCGTGGACTACATCAAGCGCTTCGTGTTTCCCGGCAGCTTCATTCCCTCACTCAGTGCCATGCTGGCCGCGAAGACCCGCAGCAGCGACCTGCAGGTGATCGGGCAGCACGACTTCGGCCAGTCCTACGCGCTCACCCTGCGCGCATGGCGTCGGC
This portion of the Stenotrophomonas aracearum genome encodes:
- a CDS encoding nicotinate phosphoribosyltransferase — its product is MHYLDNLLLNTDSYKASHWLQYPPGTDATFFYVESRGGLYDRTVFFGLQAILKQYLSKPITHAEVDAARDLFLAHGLPFNEEGWRYIVDQHHGLMPIRIRAVPEGTVVPVHNALMTIESTDPQAFWVPSYLETMLLRIWYPVTVATTSWHAKQTIRRFLDLTSDDPEGQLPFKLHDFGSRGVSSVESAAIGGAAHLVNFLGTDTVSALLFAKAFYHETMAGYSIPAAEHSTITSWGREKEVEAYRNMLAKFAKPGALVAVVSDSYDIYNAIRQHWGSTLRQQVIDSGATVVIRPDSGDPVTVVLQCLELLDEAFGHTMSAKGYRVLNHVRVIQGDGVNPDSIRAILEHITAAGYAADNVAFGMGGALLQRLDRDTQKFALKCSAARVDGRWIDVYKDPVTDSGKQSKRGRLRLLRHREYGQFRTVSVPAEADATEEVGLPLGFEDAMVTVWENGRLIQDDNLAAIRHRADVARL
- a CDS encoding bifunctional nicotinamide-nucleotide adenylyltransferase/Nudix hydroxylase, whose protein sequence is MLMEYDYLVFIGRFEPFHNGHAAVARLALSRARKLIFLVGSADTPRSLRNPWTVAERAVMIQAALEGDAARLIIRPLRDHLYNEAHWIAGVQRAVADALRADGATADAKVGLVGMDKDASSYYLREFPQWPLVDVQHTETLSATELRRYLFESGDLDFHGALLMLRGNVPAPVYEMLEAFRKSAPAYGQLVAEYRFIEQYRAAWKDAPYAPTFVTTDAVVVHSGHVLLVRRRSEPGKGLWALPGGFVGQQQTLLDSCLRELREETRLKIPLPVLKGSLKGQQVFDHPDRSQRGRTITHAFHFEFAAGELPPVRGCDDADKARWIPVSEALDMGPQLYEDHLHILEFFLGRG
- a CDS encoding AAA family ATPase, with product MTERFGTGLVVGKFSPLHRGHQALIDHAVARCERVLVLSWSEPEFDGCHAAQRDAWLHALYPTLERLVLDDARLAAECLRRNLPVRRLPTNLDDDAAQRAFVAWVCIALWGQRVDAVFTSESYGDGFAAALQEAFSAEAGAHWPVAHVCLDLARCLIPVSGTALRRDPHALRGFLDPRVYAGFVGRIGLLGGESTGKSTLAAALAAHLQTQWVPEFGREHWEARQGALGYDDLLHIAEVQVAREDVMACQANRWLVCDTTPLTTLLYCEDMFGRAEPALHAHAQRRYDMLFLCAADFPFVQDGTRRDESFRLAQQRAYVAALSALRMPFTILVGPVEARVSQVVQALDGHDGPRQRARA
- the pnuC gene encoding nicotinamide riboside transporter PnuC; protein product: MTTALEIAANVTVAASILLAGRNSVHTWWTGIIGCSLFALVFYEARLYADVVLQGVFVVTSVIGWWQWLRGGHGHALPITNVRLPTLAWILPAAVLASIGYGLLLHTWTDAYAPFLDSAILVLSVVAQLLMMRRKLHSWWFWLMVNSVAVPLYASRGLHLTALLYVVFWINAVVSLRHWPRLMREQSAPAEGGVGAHD
- a CDS encoding sigma-70 family RNA polymerase sigma factor, whose amino-acid sequence is MPELDASDTAAAARLNGLLVQVASGDRHAFEQVYQLASGRLFAICLQLLRDRNDAEDVLQEVFTSVWNKAGQFDPAKASAMTWLSMTARHRAIDRLRAAPPRAMDDLSVIDDLPDGDAQPPQAAEQSSDRARLAQCLETLESKRRALIRAAFLDGSSYEELARRIGSPLGSVKSWIRRGLGQLRVCLER
- a CDS encoding anti-sigma factor, with protein sequence MNIRDLHDEFDDEQPPSADILAGEYVLGVQDAAERRQLEQRIAQDPGFARLVDQWQNRLAPLLDSIGSEAVPAHVWPRIRTALGWPAAVVAPKLWQRTGFWQGMTALAAALALVAVFNRQPLQEPAPVTPVAVTPAPTPAEPEQATKPVTPLLHDDGTPGWLASVDKAQGKVLMVPVPAAADAAGRAPELWLIPAGGTPRSLGLVSINRAHTVAVPEALRDVLVNGSTLAITLEPAGGAPQGIPTGPIIAKGDIANL
- a CDS encoding acyl-CoA desaturase, translating into MQSRSTPEIPACAPRGRWATVLRWFDTGAEQPVAGTGGNRVDWLRAIPFVAMHLACLAVIWVGVSWVAVGVALALYAVRMFAITAFYHRYFAHRTFRTSRVVQFVFAVIGASSVQRGPLWWAAHHRNHHRHTETAADPHSPTVHGFWWSHMGWFLTAEGFHTDWARIPDLVRYPELRWLDRFDTLVPVALAAGLFGLGALLERMAPGLGTSGGQMLVWGFFISTVVLFHATVTINSLAHRFGRRRFATGDDSRNNLWLALLTFGEGWHNNHHFFPGTARQGFYWWEVDITWYGLRAMSALRLVSDLKPVPAWVLAKAEH
- a CDS encoding NAD(P)/FAD-dependent oxidoreductase — its product is MRIAVIGSGIAGLASAWWLGKRHEVTLFEANDYLGGHTHTHLVQVDGRLQSVDTGFIVFNPLHYPLLTGLFKELGVASQPTTMSFSVHSERSGLEYSATSMDTLFCQRRNLASPRFWGMLRDLRRFYREAPKLLLSGDEGPSLGEFLDAGRYGGAFIQEHLLPMASALWSAPIASLAHFPARYLVQFMANHQMLQVSGRPEWRVVTGGSARYVDAIRRRWRVRERLETRVLGVERHEHGVRVLTAEGLEGFDQMVLACHSDQALALLSDADPIERSVLSAIRYQPNEVVLHTDASLLPRNRKAWAAWNAHVPRDPMAPCSVSYYMNALQGIDTPSPLVVTLNRTEAIAPDKILRTLHYAHPVHDHEMVRAQARWSEVQGRRRTWFAGAYWGWGFHEDGIRSACRVADALHLLEAEAYWPLSQGMPA
- a CDS encoding DUF1365 domain-containing protein, encoding MTASAIYRGRMQHRRHAPQAHAFDYPVAQLLLDLDEIDAVFNRRWFWSVGRRNLAEFRRSDYLGDPAQPLAEAVRGRITEALGRAPVGPIRLLTHLRYGGHVFNPVSFYYCYAADGTTLDCIVAEITNTPWKERHAYVLPVSEADAHGRALGWTFDKRFHVSPFMQMDCEYRWRFTAPGNDLHVHMQVWRDGQRQFDADLALQRHPIDGPGLARVLLRYPLMTVQVVAAIHWQALRLWLKRNPVHDHPSIAGKAP